Part of the Phacochoerus africanus isolate WHEZ1 chromosome 8, ROS_Pafr_v1, whole genome shotgun sequence genome is shown below.
CAGGTGGCTGCACACCACCTTCTCAGGGAAGCGTTCCCTGCCTACCTGTTGGAAAGGGcaacctcccccgcccccccaccccgtgccagCCCTCCCCTGCCTCTGTCAAGTTTGATTTCTCTCCCTGGCCACTTCTTCTTTTATGACACACCGTCTATTTCACTCCTCCGTCCCTGTTGTGATCCAGCTCACCTACTGGCTTCAAGCTCCCCAGAGCTGGGGATTTTGTCTGATCTGTTCCCTGCCCAAAATAGAACCTGGCACATGCTGAGTGTTtgctaaatgtaaataaatacgcCTAAGGGCTGTGACCTGGCTCAGGCGTGGTCAAGGGTCCTCTGGCCACGTGCGAGGGGCTGAAGGGAGCATCCCTTCCCAACACAATAAGCCCCATGCAGGAGGTATGCCCTCTCAGCTCCCTCCAGCCTGGCTGTGTGTCTCCGCCCCACCCCTTCTCCAGCTTGTGATGAGGTGTTTGCTCGtgtgggtgactttttttttaaattgctgtctgtctcccccacctgCAGACTTTGGCTTGGACTATGGCTGCAGACATAGTCCAGGGCTGTTTTGGTCATCTTTTTGTCCCCAGCATCATTCCACATAGGACTGGCCCTGGAGTTTGTGTCTAGTTAActcttgttgaatgaatggctGAATGAATCCTGCATCTCTGCTTGCAGAATTATCGTGCAATTTAGTGTGTATTCAAGGCTCTGAGAGTCCTGATGAAAAAgatagttattcttttttttttttttttttaaagaccataggaagtctatttaaatattttggcagtgtggagttcctgttgtggctcagggggttaagaccctgacatagtatccgtgaggatgcaggttcaattccggccttgctcagtgggttaagaatccggggtTGCCTCAAgtggtggcatgggttgcagacgcggcttggatctggcgttgctgtggctgtaggctggctgctgcagctccaattcgacccctggtctgggaaattccgtatgctgcgggtgtggccctaaaaagaagaaaaaagaattggcaGTGTGTTAGTTTAGTCAGGGGTCTTTAGGCTgcagaagacaaaaggaaaaatgaaggaacTGGCTAAACAAAAAGGGAAATGAGTAACTGATGTCAGCAGCAATTTTGGAGGTTCTTCCAACTTGACTCCATCAAGGGCCTTTAAACATCTTATCAGAAATCTCTTAGTTTCCCCCATGTTGGCTTATTTTTCCCTCCTGGGGGCACAGATGGGCCCCAGGAGATCCGTTCTCCTGGGAGCTTGCTTTAAACCCTTCCCCTCTTTCCAAATGTCCCGGAAAAGTTCTAGATTTCCAGCTCAAGGGCAACCAGCTTAGGAATCCACGAGGCAGGAGAAAGTCCCCTGGTTCCTGGCCGGGCAGCTGGTCCCAGGACCCCGGATCTTTGATTGGACTTGACCAGAAGCTGTCACAAATGTGGGGGGCCCCCGGGCACGCTGATCAGGCCTGCAGGGATTCAAGGCTAGACCCCCGAGGAGGGAGACCAGGCGGGGAGGGCTCTGGCGGGTAGGTGACCCAGGCGGTTGTCCTGTCGCCCTGCAGTGCAGGTCGGCCCGGGGGATTCTCGGCTCACCGTGTTTGATGAGACGGAGGGCACGTGGCGCCTGCTGTGCTCCTCGCGCTCCAACGCCAGGGTGGCGGGGCTCAGCTGTGAGGAGATGGGCTTCCTCAGGTACTGGGGTGCccctgggggcggcgggggtggggggcgggagggcggGGGGCTGCAGGCCTGACCCCTGCCCCGCCCAGGTCACTGACCCACTCAGAGCTGGATGTGCGGACTGCGGGCGCCAATGGCACGTCGGGCTTCTTCTGTGTGGATGAGGGGAGGCTGCCGCAGGCCCGGAGGCTGCTCGAGGTCCTCTCCGTGTGGTGAGGAGGGCGGTGGGCAGGCAGGGCGCACACCGCGGGCCCCAAGGCCTCCAGGCACCCACAGCTGTGCTCCCCTGGGCCTCTCACCCCTCTTAATTggcctctctttgtctctctctgcgTCTCCATCCCTGCCTCTCTCACAGCGACTGTCCCAGGGGCCATTTCCTGGCAACCACGTGCCAAGGTGAGACCCTGTAACTCAGAGCCCTCttctgagacccccccccccaaggcagGGTCATGTCCCCCCAGGTCCCCAGGATGGGGCTGTGTCTCCTCAGACCCCTGTTCCCGCAGACCCCTGAGGCTAGGGTtgtgtcccctccctctccccagagtGGGCCATGACCTCTCAGAGCCGCCTGGGGCAGTGGGTCCAGGCCTCCACCTGCCCATGACCACCCGCCTCCCACAGACTGCGGCCATAGGAAGCTGCCCGTGGATCGCATTGTGGGCGGTCAGGACACCAGCCTGGGCAGGTGGCCATGGCAAGTCAGTCTTCGCTATGACGGAGCACACCTCTGTGGGGGATCCCTGCTCTCCAAAGACTGGGTGCTGACAGCCGCCCACTGCTTCCCCGAGTGAGTGCCCCCCACGGCACCAAGGAGGGAGGTAGGGGAGTGGCGAGGTGGGGGAGGTTGTGCCCAGGCAGGCGGCCACCCTCCCCTCCTATCCCTGGTAGGCGGAACCGGGTCCTGTCTCGATGGCGAGTATTCGCTGGTGCTGTGGCCCAGACCTCACCCCACGGCCTACAGATGGGGGTGCAGGCGGTGATCTACCATGGGGACTATCTCCCCTTTCGAGACCCCAACAGTGAGGAGAACAGCAATGATATCGCCCTGGTCCACCTCTCCAGCTCCCTGGTCCTCACAGGTAACTCAGGGACCGATCCTTGGCCTTGGGGACTCCCGGGGCCAGGACgacagaggaggggctggggcttgGGAATCCGTGATGGTGAGAGGGAAACCATCTCCAGAGGTACAGGCTGGGCATTCATCAGCTGGGAACCATTGGTGCAGCCATTTGGGAAAATCATGCGGcgattcttcaaatatttaagcACAAGTTATCATTCGGCCCAGCAATCCGCTCCTAGACACACCCCAACGAAATGAAGACACATAGCCACACAAAAACTAGCACGCAGTGTTCATTGCTGCATTATTTGCAGTAGGAAAaagatggagggagttcccatcgtggcgcagcggaaacgaatccgactaggaaccgtgaggttgcaggttcgatccctggcctcgctcagtgggttaaggatccagtgttgctgtgagctgtggcctaggccggcggctgtagctctgattagacccctagcctgggaacttccacatgccgtgggcgcagccctaaaaagacaaaagacagaaaaaagaaaaaaaaaaagatggagacacCCCAGATGTCTACCATCTGACAGGcggaataaacaaaatgtgttagaTCCACCCGGTGGAATGGTAacaggccataaaaaggaatgaagtgctgattCAGGTTACACAGTGGATGACCCTGGGCCACAATGTGCTACAAAAGAAATCGGGCACAGAGCCACACACTCCGTGATTCCGTTTATATGACGTGTCTGGAAGAGGCAAACCTGTAGAGTTAGATGGTTTATTAATGgttccctgggggtggggccggCCTGGGGACATTGAGAGGTCGTAGGTAAAGGAGGGGGCGAAACTGTCCTAAAAATcagttgtggtggtggtggcacgTTCCTACAGCAAGGCAGGCGCTCGCCTGTACCTAAAACCCCTCTAAAAACCACTGTGCACTTTAAGTGGGTGAACGTATGTGAATTCTAGTTCAGGAAAGCTgttaccaaaaagaaagaaagaaagaaaaaggaaagtatatGAACGAGTCAGGAAGTCTGTGGTTATTCCTTTCGCAGTTCTCCAGAGTATTTCCTCGTTCTCAATGAGGAAAAACTCACCTGGGTGCCGATGTATCTTGGACTTCTGCCCAACACACGCCTTTTGGTCAAAGAGCAGGCGGTGGGGCTTCAGCTTTTGGAAAACCACAGCGTAGTAGTagtgagtaataaaaataatcaaaggctacaccaaaagcaaaaacaaaaaaaggagttcccgtcatggctcagcagaaacgaatctgactagtatccatgaggatgaaggtttgattcctggcctcgctcagtggattaaggatccggcattgctgtgagccatggtgtaggtcgcagacgcagctcggatctggtgtggctgtggctgtggtgtaggccggcagctgtagcattGATtagactccagcctgggaacctccatatgctgcaggtgtggccctgaaaagactaaataaataaataaataaatattaaaaaaaataatagtgatgaTGGTGAGCCTTCCGCGGGCAGTggtatgataataataataatgaaaaatacaataataacgGTGATAGGATGACCACCGACACTTGCACACGCTCCCTGTGTGCAGCTACCGCGCTCAGCCTGTCCCCAGCATGCACGCATTTCGCTGTCACAGCAGCCCCGGGAGAGTGGGTTCTCTAATGATCCTGTTTTCCTCCAAGGGGGAGAGGTGCCAATACAGAGAAGGTAAATAATGCCCCCAACTGGCAAATGACAAAGATTTGAGCTCGGGCCACCTGGCGCTGGAACCCATGCCTGTAAGCCCCCTGGCTGTGCTGCCAGGGAAGTCGGTACCATTTTGTGGTTTGCATTATACTGatttttctggttattttcttcttaatcatCCATGATTCCTGGTTTTCCATTTAAGGGGGTGGTACATGTTTTTCTTTAGAACCAAACAAGGCCAGCTCTGCCACGTTGGGCATGTGGCTTcgcctctctgtggctcagtgtcTCTCATCTTTCAAAGGACGTTTGAAGATGATTGAGATGACGGAAAGGGTTAATCCGAGTCAGGAGCCCAGAGCAATGCCAACACTCAGTTAATATGAATGACCATTGCTATTGTTGTTTATTACTCTTACTAATTACGTGAGCGTTTCCCATCAGCCAGGCATGCTGTGCCCTGCCTCATTGATTTCTCACGATACACCTCTGGGGGGAGACGGTTATTTTCATTTCCCACCTGGGATCTCTGAGCCCAGGCAGATGAAGTCACCTGCAGGCAGGCAGTAGGCTGGGCTGCCAGGGCCGCTCGTGTGGGTGGGTTGTGCACCATACAAGGATGTCCTGTCTCCAGGATGCCCCTCTTACTGGGGACAGGACAGACCGGCGTGTTTATTGGCATTTTCTGACAGGTGGAAGTCAATATCTCAGGAGAGTGGCTTTTTGATTTCTCACAGAGGCACCCTCTTGGCAGGGGCAGCCCCACAGGCTTGGAAATTGAGccaacctgggttcaaattctggctttgtCATTGGCTCATTCTGGAACTTTGGAGAAGTGACGGGGCCTTATTTCCCTCTCTTTAAACGGGGTAATAATAGCTCCCATCTCCTGGGCTGAGGGGATATTTGGTTGTAGTttgttttctccctccttccttccttccttccttccttcctttttctttctttcttccctccctccctccctccttcctttctctctctctcttttttttattttttaatttaaaaaaatttttttataatttttttttgtgtgtgtcttttttgctatttcttgggccgctcccgcggcatatggaggttcctgggctaggggtctaatcggagctgtagctgccagcctacgccagagccacagcaacaccgggatccgagccgcgtctgcaacctacaccacagctcacaacgccggatcattaactcactgagcaagggcagggaccgaacccgcaacctcatggttcctagtcggattcgttaaccactgtgccacgacgggaactcctctctctttttttttttagctacacccaaggtatgtggaagttcccagactagggactgatgCTGCCccaccacagcaacccaagccactgcagtgacaatgccagatccttaaccggctgagccacccgggaactctGCTAGGCTGATGGGCTATTAAAGGAACTGCCCCAGGAAGGTACCTAGTACTTTGTGAGCTCTCAGGAGAAGGCAGCTTCAGCTGTGGTTGTTGCAAAAGAACAGAGGAAACGGGCCAGGGGCCCTGGAGGCTGCCGGATGGATGTTTGTGCCAGGTGGGGCGGGCCGGGACTGGCATGGTCTCTCCCACAGAGTACATCCAGCCCGTGTGCCTCCCGGCTGCCGGCCAAGCCCTGGTGGACGGCAAGATCTGCACGGTGACAGGCTGGGGCAACACGCAGTACTACGGTGAGTCCTGTCCTCTGCCTGTGAAGCCACCCTTAGGGAGATTCTGAACCGGGCTGGGGAAGGGCGGTCGGGTGGCTTGAATGCCTCTTGTCCCGAGGGTGTAGGGACACTCAGGAGCCCGGGTGGGcaccaggaggggaggggggtgtgCATGCTCCCCAGCTTCGGCCAGCCTTGCCGCTCACCCCCAGGCCAACAGGCTGGGGTGCTCCAGGAGGCCCGAGTCCCCATAATCAGCAATGATGTCTGCAATGGCCCCGACTTCTACGGAAACCAGATCAAGCCCAAGATGTTCTGTGCCGGCTACCCTGAGGGTGGCATTGACGCCTGCCAGGTGAGGAGCTGTGTGGGGCAGGCCTGTCCCTGGCCTCTCCAAGGATGGAGACCCAGGGCAGTGGGTGGTTGGGCTCCCTATCTTAGGGCCGGAGGGCTCTGTGACCACAGCCGATGGCCCTCCAGGTGGGCCTCCAGGCCAACTGTGTCAGCCTCCAGCCTGGCCTTCCTTCCCCCACCAGGGTGACAGTGGTGGCCCCTTCGTGTGTGAGGACAGCATCTCTCGGACGCCACGTTGGCGGCTGTGTGGCATCGTGAGCTGGGGCACTGGCTGTGCCCTGGCCCAAAAGCCAGGCGTCTACACCAAAGTCAGTGACTTCCGGGAGTGGATCTTCCAGGCCATAAAGGTGAAACTTGAGTCCAGATGGGAGCCAGAGGGCAGGAGGGTTTGGGACACCAAGCaagaaaggggggagttcccactgtggctcagtgggttaagaacccaactaatagccATGAAGATGAATACTAGTTTGACccccggtctcactcagtgggttaaggatccaaagttgcttccacctgtggtgtaggccggaagctgcagctccaattcaacccctagcctgggagcttccatatgccacgagtgtagccctaaaataaataaataagggagaaagggaggcagggTTTTCTGGAAACCTATGCTCCGGCTTGAAAGACAGGTGCATTTCAATGGGCTCCTGGGAAGGGGAGGTCAGCCGTGGGCCTTTAGGGGGAAGCCTGTCAGACCTCAGAAGCCCGTAGTTGTCTCTCCCCAGACTCACTCCGAAGCCagcggcatggtgacccagctctGACCTGCGGCTTCTGCTCGCTGCGCTCGCCTCCAGGGCCCAAGCTGATCCAGGTGGCTCCAGCCCCTCATGATGGGGTTCACCCtgggcctgggatagaacatttttcttcttgggCCCAGCCCACAGGTCCAAGGATACCCTCCCTCCAAGGTCCTCTCTTCCATAGTGGCGGGCCCACTCAGCCCTGGCATCACCCGAGCCTCACCCTCCTGACCCCCATGTAAATATTGTTCTGCCATCTGGGGGCCCCTATCTAGTGCCCCTGATGACAGGATGctctttaaataataaagatggTTTTGATTAACATGGTCTCTGGGTTTGCAAAGGTATAGCGGCAAATGAGGACGttttgtggggagggaagagagtcATTAAGGCCCGGCACACATCAGGCAGGGATTGTGATCCTCCAGTTCCTGTTGGCTTAAGAGAAAAGATCTTAATTGGTTCATTTAATTGGACATGCCCTGACACCTTTGGCTTCAGGTACTGCAGGATCCAGCTGCTCACATATTTTCATCAGAACTGTGCCTCATTTCCTCGCTCAcatctgcttttctctgtgtCAGTCTCGTTTCCAAGCAGGGCGCCCCACAACCAGAGTCAGAGAGGTCCTCCCAACCCACTCACACTCTAGAGTTAGATGCCACAGACCACTTAGCAGCCCCAGTGGAAGAAGGTTGCTTCTTCccttcttgttgcttatctacagcaaaaaaaaaaaagtcctgggcCTGGATCTTATTGGACAGATTTGGGTCACGTGCTCATCCCTCATCAAATCTCTATGCACCTGTGCCTGGGATAGGGCGGAGGTTTGAGCCTCAAGGACTATATGCATTACATGTGAGGGGTTCCTCAAAGGAAAATGAGGTGctgtttccagaaaaaaatgcccagtgagaaaaaaaaaagacatccaccATGGATCAATACAGGAAGCAAGGCCCTGCCGGGTGGAGGCAGAAGAGCCAGGCCCTGTGAACATACCTGAGACCCCTACTCCCATCTCTCCATCTGGGCCAGAGCATCTGCAGATCTTGTGGGGACTCTCTTGGCCACCAGGGGGCACCACTGCCCCCCTAAACTACAAGAAGTTAAGGTGTTTCCTGGCTCCTGTGGTCCAGGTGTGGCTGGACACCTGATGCTCCACAGGAAGCCCACCAGGTGCCTGTTTCCCGACTTCCAGTAATGAAAATTATAACGTGTTGTCCATCCACTACAAGCCTCCGAGcaattttttaacatataaacAGACACAGGAAGCGCCTTTGACTACTGTACAGACTATCTGTATAGAAAGTGGTCCAAGCATCCCTCCCTGGACAAGTCCCCTAGGATTTGGGGGTCCCCACCATGGCTTTGTCCATAAGGAACTCCCCAGCTGCATATCTCCACTCAGTCTTACAAGCACCTGCATGGGCTGTGCAGTTCTGCGCTGTGGTTGGAGATCTACTTCAAGACTTGATTCGCACATTGTTTTATTAGAAATGAATTGTTATGTGGAGGGACTGTCAAATTTTGCATTATtgtcagcagaaaaaaaaaatacagcacctggagttcctgtcatggctcagcggttaacaaatctgactagtatccatgaggacacaggttcgatccctggcctcactcagtgggttaagaactggcgttgccgtgagctgtggtgtaggttgcaggtgcggcttggatctggtgtggctgtggctgtgttgcaggctggtagctgcagctccgattcaacccttgggaacctccatgtgtcacaagtgcagccctgtaatgccaaaaaaaaaaaagccaatagggctcctattgtatagcacagggaactatatctgatgtcttgtgatagaacatgatgaaagatgatataagaaaaagaagttatatatatatttgaatgggTCTCTTTgtcatacagtagaaattgacaccacattgtaaatcaactatactttaattaaaaaaaattttttttgtcttttctagggatgcacccatggcatatggaggttcccaggctacgggtctactcagagctatagccaccaggctacaccgcagccacagcaacatgggatctgagccccgtctgcaacctacaccacagctcatagcaaagacggatccttaacccactgagcgaggccagggatcgaacctgcaacctcatggttcctagtcagattcattaaccactgagccacgatgggaactcctaaaaatttttttaaaaaacaaaaatcaagagacttctcaaaaaaaacctgggttcccattgtggctcagtgaaaacaagtcttcctagtatccatgaggatgtaggttctatctctggcctcgctcagtgggataaggacctggcgttgctgggagctgtggtatagatcacagacattgctcagatctggcattgctgtggctgtggtgtaggccaacagctgcagctctgattcaacccctagcctgggaacttccatatgctgcaggtatggcccaaaaaaaaaaaaaaaaagccaatagggagttccctggtggcctagcagttaaggatctggtgttgtcactactgtggcatggataactgctgtggcttggatttaattcctggcctgagaacttccgcatgcctcaggtgtggccaaaaaggaaaccAAGATCGGCTGGGAAGGTGTTAACGAGGAGGCCACTCTGTGTTCTGCCTGAATTATTGCTCTTGGGGTGGGGGATTGTGAGTCACTCACAGCCATTCACCAGTCTCTGGTTGGCCAGGGCTGGGTGGGCCTCTGTTTCTCCTCCTGCTCCCGCTAACCTTGCCACGCACACAAGGAGCCACTCAGACActagacaaataataataaggatCACAGCCTTGCTTAGAAGCTCTGCGTGGATTTTGGTCTTCAGAAAGATCGAATATCAAAACTCTTTCTTCCATGTCATTGCTGGGTATCTCCGAGCCAGAAGCATTTGGCCCATCTTTTCTAATTTATGTAACCATCTCAGGAATACAAGCAAGGCTTTGCGTTCATAGTGAATGTTTATATCTGAATATTCACTTTCAAATATAGAAAGCCTCCTGGATGTAACTCGGAATGGAAAACTCCATATGGGGTTCGTAAGTTGGCATTCTCCCAGTCAAGCTGAGGGAGAAATGTACAGTTATTTTTCCACCAGAGTTATTCTGCAAGTAAATTGCCACCCTAATTAGCAATGATTGTGACGGCCGTTAATTCTGCATTCAGAAATAATTATTGCCAATGTTCACATAGTGCTGCGAGTAGAGGGTGGAATTCAGCTTCTGCAGCAAACCTAATACTGTATCAATACTGCAGTGATGTCCTGAGCAGCTGTCCCAGTTCCACTGCTGCATAAGGAAGCATCCCAAACGTTGTGGTGTAAAGTTACTATTTTATTACACTCCTGGATTCTGTGGCTCCAAATAGTGGACGTGCAGGGACAACTCTGCTCCATCATGTCCAGTTCCTTAGCTAAAAGCTCTGGAGTAGGGAGTGATGTGGTGAACAGGGGCTGCTTTCCTCACAGTCCGGTGTCTGGGCTGGACCGGCTCCAAAGCAGGGCTCAGCAGAGAGTGGCTTGGGCTTCCTCCCAGCATGGTGGCCTCAGGACACGTGGGCTTCTCTGTGGCCAAGGGCTCCCGAGGGAGCATTCCAGTGCATGCTTCCTTTTACACAGCagcctcctttcttttctgttctgctggTCGAAGCCGTCGCCAACTTGCTCAGCCTCACGGAcaggaggcagagacagagccTCACCTCACGGTGGGAGGCTCGTGAAAACACTGAGGACTGTGTTTTAGAGCTGCCGCGGGAACATATTGATCGTAGAAGAACTCTGGAAATTGTCCCTCGCTAAAGTGTTCAACTTGGGAGATTTGCCCCTGGCAATTGTGGGTAATAAAATTGTGACAGTGAtacatttttaacacattttcagatcttttttttttatatctcagAAGTTCATTTTATGATGATGATGTTCAGCTTTCGGCATACAAGCATTTGGCTAGAGTGCCCCTTTGCTATACCTctagataataataatagatatatttatcaagttgttttttgttttgtttctttgctttttagggctacacttgcagcatatgtaagttcccaggttcccaggctaggggtcaaatcagagctgcagctgctggcctgcaccacagccacagcaacgccagattatatcccactgagtggggccagggatcggatctatgtcctcgtggatactagtcgggttcattacccctgagccacaatggaaactccctgtgaagattttttgagcacttactatgtgccaggcactgttgggAGTTTTAT
Proteins encoded:
- the HPN gene encoding serine protease hepsin isoform X1, with product MPGMQAGRVAAGPATPLPSWNPWGAGHLVVLAAGDRQPCQLLGPRKLGPGMADSGALRGQPVSCCSGPKVAALTVGTVLLLTGIGAASWAIVTVLLRSDQEPLYPVQVGPGDSRLTVFDETEGTWRLLCSSRSNARVAGLSCEEMGFLRSLTHSELDVRTAGANGTSGFFCVDEGRLPQARRLLEVLSVCDCPRGHFLATTCQDCGHRKLPVDRIVGGQDTSLGRWPWQVSLRYDGAHLCGGSLLSKDWVLTAAHCFPERNRVLSRWRVFAGAVAQTSPHGLQMGVQAVIYHGDYLPFRDPNSEENSNDIALVHLSSSLVLTEYIQPVCLPAAGQALVDGKICTVTGWGNTQYYGQQAGVLQEARVPIISNDVCNGPDFYGNQIKPKMFCAGYPEGGIDACQGDSGGPFVCEDSISRTPRWRLCGIVSWGTGCALAQKPGVYTKVSDFREWIFQAIKTHSEASGMVTQL
- the HPN gene encoding serine protease hepsin isoform X2 translates to MAEKEGGQPVSCCSGPKVAALTVGTVLLLTGIGAASWAIVTVLLRSDQEPLYPVQVGPGDSRLTVFDETEGTWRLLCSSRSNARVAGLSCEEMGFLRSLTHSELDVRTAGANGTSGFFCVDEGRLPQARRLLEVLSVCDCPRGHFLATTCQDCGHRKLPVDRIVGGQDTSLGRWPWQVSLRYDGAHLCGGSLLSKDWVLTAAHCFPERNRVLSRWRVFAGAVAQTSPHGLQMGVQAVIYHGDYLPFRDPNSEENSNDIALVHLSSSLVLTEYIQPVCLPAAGQALVDGKICTVTGWGNTQYYGQQAGVLQEARVPIISNDVCNGPDFYGNQIKPKMFCAGYPEGGIDACQGDSGGPFVCEDSISRTPRWRLCGIVSWGTGCALAQKPGVYTKVSDFREWIFQAIKTHSEASGMVTQL